In Aquila chrysaetos chrysaetos chromosome 24, bAquChr1.4, whole genome shotgun sequence, the genomic stretch GGTAAGGAGCCTAGTCACTGTTCTGCCCTTTGCTTTCACTAGTAAGACCTATGCTCATCGGCGCCTGAAGTTCCTCTCATCCAAGTTCCAAGTGCATGAAATGCTAAATGAGATGGAGGAGATGAAAGAGCTGAAGAACAACCCCCACCGAGACTTCTACAACTGCCGGAAGGTAAATGGGAAGGCTTACAGCTGTAGTGACTCTGAAGACAAGCTGTCTTGgtgccttcccctccctgagAACTGGATATGAGAGTCAAGGTCTTTGGCACCTACAGTGTTCCTGCTAATGGGATGGTGCTCTTGGCCTAGGCCTATTGTGTTCATctgctgggctcagctgtgcccctCACTCAACTTGGACTCACCTATGGGGTTGTTAGCCTCCCTGTGATGGTACCCAAGCATCCCAACTTGAAGCTAGATAGCTGTCCCTCTGGTTTCTCAGGTGGACACACACATCCATGCTGCAGCCTGCATGAACCAGAAGCATCTTCTGCGTTTCATCAAGAAATCATACTGTATGGATGCTGACCGTGTAGTTTATGATGCCAAGGACAAACAGCTTACCCTCAAACAGCTTTTCCAGCAGCTCAATCTGCACCCCTATGACCTGACAGTGGATTCCCTGGATGTCCATGCTGTAAGTGGTAGGGCATTTACTGTAAGACCACTCTTGGGTCACTGTCGTCCACCCCTGTAGGCATGGCTTTTCACCTCCCTGTGTACCTATGACATGTTGTGCATGTTAGCGTTTGTAGTAGGATGTAGCAGCTCCTGGCTTTCCCATTTTGGGTTGTTCGGATCAGTCCCTGCTCAGCTGGTATGCTTGGACCCACTCTGTGTGTGTAGTATTTGCCCTGATCCTCCCTACTCCAGGGGCGGCAGACATTTCAGCGCTTTGACAAGTTCAATGACAAGTACAACCCCGTGGGTGCCAGCGAGCTGCGTGACCTCTATCTGAAGACGGAGAACGCTATCAATGGCGAGTACTTTGCTACCATCATCAAGGTGAGAATAcaggggaggagagagcagcTAAGCACAGGTGCTGCTGTGCCCAGGGCCTGGAGGGTCCCCATGCAACTGTCCTGGTTTGCAGGAGGTTGGCTCTGATCTGGAGGATGCCAAGTACCAGCACGCAGAGCCTCGCCTCTCAATCTATGGGCGATCAGCTGAGGAATGGCCCAAGCTAGCCAGCTGGTTCAACAAACATCGGGTCTATTCCCCCAACATGAAATGGATGATCCAAGTACCCAGGATTTAGTATGTGCTGTGGGTCTGAGAGAGCACTGTGCCTTACAGTGGACTATACCTCATTTTTTATCCTGAAGGGATTATGGGGACAGTGGGCCATGTTGATCCTCTGCTAGCAGCTAATCCCTGTCTTTGTCCACAGTGATGTGTTCAGGTCTAAGAATTTCCTCCCACACTTTGGGAAGATGCTGGAAAATATCTTTGTTCCTGTGTTTGAGGCAACTGTCAATCCTCAAGCCCACAAAGAGCTGAGTGTCTTTCTACGCCATGTGAGTGTCACCTGATGATGATCTCAGGGTGTGGCGAGCGctcacatttctgtttgtgcACAAGAAATGGCATATTAGCCCTGACATGGAAAATGCCATCAGTGTGCTTGTGGCCCTACTGCCACATTCTGGGAAAGGGGGTGTGTGTCCAGAACTGCCAGGAGGGATCAGACTCCCTGAGCTGGCTGCTGTAGGGCTTTGAGAAATGCTGCCCACTCACCTCCTGGAGAAGTGGTTTGGTGTGAGCTCTATTTCTAGCCCTTGATAGAGCTTGGGGGTTTGTGAGGAGCAAGGTCTGCAACCTAGCCCCTGACTCTGCTCTTGGGTGAGGCAGGGGtacaggctgcagctgggctaTGGCAAGCTGCAGTGGGGCAGGGTGAGCCAGCCTACCTGGGCATGATGAAGTGGGGAGCTTTGAGGCGCAGCTTTTTTGTTACCTTGCCAAGCAGATTACTGGCTTCGACAGCGTGGATGACGAATCCAAGCATAGTGGACATATGTTCTGCACTAAAAGCCCAAAACCAGAGCAGTGGACTTCTGAGAAGAACCCATCCTACACCTACTATATATACTATATGTATGCCAACATTGTGGTGCTTAACAACCTCCGCAGGTGAGGCCCAGGATCAGCTAAGGGACCTGTGAAGGGCTGACAGAAGGGGGGCTGCCTCATGAGTTGTCTCAGGTCTTTGATTGTTGGTGTGGAAGAAGCGGGgccctccttcctctgccaccAGTGTAGTTTGGAGCTTCATGTCCCAGAGCAATCCAAACCCTCCTCAGTAGGAAGTGTGATGGATTGGGGTGAAAACTTTGGGATTGCAGAGATGCATCTATTGCatgcacagaggagaaaagagaacaagTAATGTGCTCCTAGGTCAAGCTGGATTCTTGGGGACCCACTGGTAGGGGCAGAGCTGGACCTGAAGTCAGGGGATCTTGGATCACATGCCACCTAACCCTTCTGCTTACCTGCTCTGAGTCCTTCTTCCATGTGCCTAGGAAGCGTGGTATGAACACATTCCTCTTCCGTCCACACTGTGGGGAAGCCGGGGCCATCACACATCTGCTTGCAGCCTTCATGACAGCAGATAATATCTCCCATGGTCTCAACCTCAAGAAGGTAAGTGGAGTAGTCTGCCACAGAGCAGCCCAGGCgtggcagaggagaaaaacatgttCGCAGCTGGCCTCCACTGTAGCTGACAGTTAATTGTGCCTCTGCATTAGGCTGGCACAGACAGCCTGGCTTCAGGCAGGTGTTCCATGATTCTGTGGGTTTCTCCAGGCATGTTTGGGGATGTAGCTGAGAAACGTATTGAGATTTCAGGGGTTCAGCCTCGCAGAGCTGTCACTGGATATGTCCGTTATCACTGGAGCTGGCCAAGTTCTGAAATCAGATGGGTTTGAACTCACTTGGCCTCTTGCGCTCCATGTGGCCCCTGGAGGATTGCTAGCTTGCCTATCTCTTTTCTTGCACACGTGAACTCTGTGCACCAGATTTCCTGGCTGGGGCACTGGGCTGATCTGAGGAGTGACTCTGGAGAGGTGAAGGGTGCAGCAACTTTATCGCTAACCTGGCAACTCTGCTCATCTTTGCAGAGCCCGGTGTTGCAGTATCTGTACTTCCTTGCCCAAATTCCCATTGCTATGTCCCCACTCAGCAACAACAGCCTCTTCCTGGAGTATGCAAAAAATCCATTGCCTGACTTCCACCAGAAGGGCCTCATGGTGTCCCTTTCTACAGATGACCCCATGCAGTTTCATTACACCAAGGTACAGTGTGAGCTGATCACCTCCTACTGTCTgaggtgctggggctgggcctGTGTGGGCCTCGTTTTTCGGGGAAGCCAGCAGCATTTGCAGAGGGTCTGGCATGCCAGGCCATCGCTGGGGCAGCCCTTGCAGCAGCatgggctgtgctggcagaagcTGCTGGCCTCTAACAGCGCCTGTGGCTGCAGGAGCCCCTGATGGAGGAGTATGCCATTGCTGCCCAGGTCTTCAAGCTCAGCACCTGCGACATGTGTGAAATTGCCAGAAACAGTGTCCTGCAGTGCGGCCTGTCCCATGAGGTAGGTGCCCTTCTGGGGAGGGCGGCCGTGG encodes the following:
- the AMPD1 gene encoding AMP deaminase 1 isoform X3, with protein sequence MSRVRIPEMDEAMRSFAEKVFASEVKDEEVRQEISPFDVEEICPISRQEMRAYMMLQESSGTTEKRKKRLLRLKTIALAVPVAQKSITRLSTIDEVISTSPIYQTVPDFQRVQITGDYASGVTVEDFEVVCKGLYRALCIREKYMQQSVQRFPRTPSQYLRAIEGEVWRASDAGPVFTPPVKDGQDPFETGSLAENLGYHVQMKDGVVYIYGDKAAVGRNEPKDLPYPSLEHFVDDMNFLLALIAQGPVKTYAHRRLKFLSSKFQVHEMLNEMEEMKELKNNPHRDFYNCRKVDTHIHAAACMNQKHLLRFIKKSYCMDADRVVYDAKDKQLTLKQLFQQLNLHPYDLTVDSLDVHAGRQTFQRFDKFNDKYNPVGASELRDLYLKTENAINGEYFATIIKEVGSDLEDAKYQHAEPRLSIYGRSAEEWPKLASWFNKHRVYSPNMKWMIQVPRIYDVFRSKNFLPHFGKMLENIFVPVFEATVNPQAHKELSVFLRHITGFDSVDDESKHSGHMFCTKSPKPEQWTSEKNPSYTYYIYYMYANIVVLNNLRRKRGMNTFLFRPHCGEAGAITHLLAAFMTADNISHGLNLKKSPVLQYLYFLAQIPIAMSPLSNNSLFLEYAKNPLPDFHQKGLMVSLSTDDPMQFHYTKEPLMEEYAIAAQVFKLSTCDMCEIARNSVLQCGLSHEEKAKFLGENYQEEGPQGNDIRKTNVAQIRVAYRYETWCYELNLIAEGLKTD
- the AMPD1 gene encoding AMP deaminase 1 isoform X2, yielding MSRVRIPEDKEMDEAMRSFAEKVFASEVKDEEVRQEISPFDVEEICPISRQEMRAYMMLQESSGTTEKRKKRLLRLKTIALAVPVAQKSITRLSTIDEVISTSPIYQTVPDFQRVQITGDYASGVTVEDFEVVCKGLYRALCIREKYMQQSVQRFPRTPSQYLRAIEGEVWRASDAGPVFTPPVKDGQDPFETGSLAENLGYHVQMKDGVVYIYGDKAAVGRNEPKDLPYPSLEHFVDDMNFLLALIAQGPVKTYAHRRLKFLSSKFQVHEMLNEMEEMKELKNNPHRDFYNCRKVDTHIHAAACMNQKHLLRFIKKSYCMDADRVVYDAKDKQLTLKQLFQQLNLHPYDLTVDSLDVHAGRQTFQRFDKFNDKYNPVGASELRDLYLKTENAINGEYFATIIKEVGSDLEDAKYQHAEPRLSIYGRSAEEWPKLASWFNKHRVYSPNMKWMIQVPRIYDVFRSKNFLPHFGKMLENIFVPVFEATVNPQAHKELSVFLRHITGFDSVDDESKHSGHMFCTKSPKPEQWTSEKNPSYTYYIYYMYANIVVLNNLRRKRGMNTFLFRPHCGEAGAITHLLAAFMTADNISHGLNLKKSPVLQYLYFLAQIPIAMSPLSNNSLFLEYAKNPLPDFHQKGLMVSLSTDDPMQFHYTKEPLMEEYAIAAQVFKLSTCDMCEIARNSVLQCGLSHEEKAKFLGENYQEEGPQGNDIRKTNVAQIRVAYRYETWCYELNLIAEGLKTD
- the AMPD1 gene encoding AMP deaminase 1 isoform X1, which translates into the protein MSRVRIPAEDKEMDEAMRSFAEKVFASEVKDEEVRQEISPFDVEEICPISRQEMRAYMMLQESSGTTEKRKKRLLRLKTIALAVPVAQKSITRLSTIDEVISTSPIYQTVPDFQRVQITGDYASGVTVEDFEVVCKGLYRALCIREKYMQQSVQRFPRTPSQYLRAIEGEVWRASDAGPVFTPPVKDGQDPFETGSLAENLGYHVQMKDGVVYIYGDKAAVGRNEPKDLPYPSLEHFVDDMNFLLALIAQGPVKTYAHRRLKFLSSKFQVHEMLNEMEEMKELKNNPHRDFYNCRKVDTHIHAAACMNQKHLLRFIKKSYCMDADRVVYDAKDKQLTLKQLFQQLNLHPYDLTVDSLDVHAGRQTFQRFDKFNDKYNPVGASELRDLYLKTENAINGEYFATIIKEVGSDLEDAKYQHAEPRLSIYGRSAEEWPKLASWFNKHRVYSPNMKWMIQVPRIYDVFRSKNFLPHFGKMLENIFVPVFEATVNPQAHKELSVFLRHITGFDSVDDESKHSGHMFCTKSPKPEQWTSEKNPSYTYYIYYMYANIVVLNNLRRKRGMNTFLFRPHCGEAGAITHLLAAFMTADNISHGLNLKKSPVLQYLYFLAQIPIAMSPLSNNSLFLEYAKNPLPDFHQKGLMVSLSTDDPMQFHYTKEPLMEEYAIAAQVFKLSTCDMCEIARNSVLQCGLSHEEKAKFLGENYQEEGPQGNDIRKTNVAQIRVAYRYETWCYELNLIAEGLKTD
- the AMPD1 gene encoding AMP deaminase 1 isoform X4; translated protein: MDEAMRSFAEKVFASEVKDEEVRQEISPFDVEEICPISRQEMRAYMMLQESSGTTEKRKKRLLRLKTIALAVPVAQKSITRLSTIDEVISTSPIYQTVPDFQRVQITGDYASGVTVEDFEVVCKGLYRALCIREKYMQQSVQRFPRTPSQYLRAIEGEVWRASDAGPVFTPPVKDGQDPFETGSLAENLGYHVQMKDGVVYIYGDKAAVGRNEPKDLPYPSLEHFVDDMNFLLALIAQGPVKTYAHRRLKFLSSKFQVHEMLNEMEEMKELKNNPHRDFYNCRKVDTHIHAAACMNQKHLLRFIKKSYCMDADRVVYDAKDKQLTLKQLFQQLNLHPYDLTVDSLDVHAGRQTFQRFDKFNDKYNPVGASELRDLYLKTENAINGEYFATIIKEVGSDLEDAKYQHAEPRLSIYGRSAEEWPKLASWFNKHRVYSPNMKWMIQVPRIYDVFRSKNFLPHFGKMLENIFVPVFEATVNPQAHKELSVFLRHITGFDSVDDESKHSGHMFCTKSPKPEQWTSEKNPSYTYYIYYMYANIVVLNNLRRKRGMNTFLFRPHCGEAGAITHLLAAFMTADNISHGLNLKKSPVLQYLYFLAQIPIAMSPLSNNSLFLEYAKNPLPDFHQKGLMVSLSTDDPMQFHYTKEPLMEEYAIAAQVFKLSTCDMCEIARNSVLQCGLSHEEKAKFLGENYQEEGPQGNDIRKTNVAQIRVAYRYETWCYELNLIAEGLKTD